From a single Armatimonadota bacterium genomic region:
- a CDS encoding PEP-CTERM sorting domain-containing protein (PEP-CTERM proteins occur, often in large numbers, in the proteomes of bacteria that also encode an exosortase, a predicted intramembrane cysteine proteinase. The presence of a PEP-CTERM domain at a protein's C-terminus predicts cleavage within the sorting domain, followed by covalent anchoring to some some component of the (usually Gram-negative) cell surface. Many PEP-CTERM proteins exhibit an unusual sequence composition that includes large numbers of potential glycosylation sites. Expression of one such protein has been shown restore the ability of a bacterium to form floc, a type of biofilm.): MSIRHVISCLVLAMAAFLIVATSMPASANVYASGFSQTGVNSFTYKLNENADAGVTVQVWEVGGGMVHSENLGAQTKGVQSWSWDGTGAQAGKTYKAKVVASANGYMGWTKISTDATSTSFYVPVGVSVWKDQSNPMFGNIAISEAQGGKTAFGRTTQDGIYLLDSLNNDLGHKTGGVSWNPANNAGPFKSTIGPDNHLYAVDFANDLVYEFNDDLSSAHAIMAPSNRTANQWVESLYVEGTGENRNIYLVNSNYNDTARKGLIKYHIGSAAMLADGDTGQQYIGPGYFTFYPRDVARDSNGDWYMNQYRNVASEAAAISKFQDGAPPINTALWETPKAAPYNGAYGIDIYEPFGWVAYGNYYDGWVHVFDMATGTYLTGFDAGNRLREVAFDAAGNIITVDNSTEWMRVWAPGMGGNSFTSESWFQIAAVPEPSSLSALLMGLPVILLRRRRR, encoded by the coding sequence ATGAGCATCAGACATGTCATTTCGTGTCTCGTACTCGCGATGGCGGCATTCCTGATCGTCGCAACGTCCATGCCGGCCTCGGCGAATGTCTATGCCTCCGGGTTCTCCCAGACAGGAGTCAACTCGTTCACCTACAAGCTGAACGAGAACGCCGACGCAGGCGTGACGGTCCAGGTCTGGGAGGTCGGCGGAGGCATGGTACACTCCGAGAACCTGGGCGCGCAGACGAAGGGGGTGCAGAGCTGGTCGTGGGACGGCACAGGCGCCCAGGCCGGCAAGACGTACAAGGCCAAGGTAGTCGCTTCCGCCAACGGTTACATGGGCTGGACGAAGATCAGCACAGATGCGACATCCACGTCGTTCTATGTGCCGGTCGGCGTATCCGTGTGGAAGGACCAGTCGAACCCGATGTTCGGGAACATCGCGATTTCCGAGGCGCAGGGCGGCAAAACCGCCTTTGGTCGAACCACGCAGGACGGCATATACCTGCTGGACTCGCTAAACAACGACCTCGGACACAAGACCGGCGGCGTAAGCTGGAATCCGGCAAACAACGCCGGGCCGTTCAAGAGCACCATCGGCCCCGACAACCACCTCTATGCGGTGGACTTCGCGAACGACCTGGTCTACGAGTTCAACGACGATCTTTCGTCCGCGCACGCGATAATGGCCCCAAGCAACAGAACCGCCAACCAGTGGGTGGAATCGCTCTACGTCGAGGGCACAGGCGAGAATCGAAACATCTACCTGGTGAACAGCAACTACAACGACACCGCAAGGAAGGGGCTGATCAAGTACCACATCGGCTCCGCAGCGATGCTTGCTGACGGGGATACCGGCCAGCAGTACATCGGGCCGGGCTATTTCACGTTCTACCCGAGGGACGTGGCGCGGGACAGCAACGGCGACTGGTACATGAACCAGTACCGAAACGTCGCATCCGAGGCTGCGGCCATAAGCAAGTTCCAGGACGGAGCGCCGCCTATCAACACCGCGCTGTGGGAGACGCCCAAGGCCGCGCCGTACAACGGGGCCTACGGCATTGACATCTACGAGCCGTTTGGATGGGTCGCGTACGGCAACTACTACGACGGATGGGTGCACGTCTTCGACATGGCGACGGGCACCTACCTGACCGGCTTCGACGCGGGCAACCGCCTGCGCGAAGTGGCGTTCGACGCCGCCGGCAACATTATCACGGTTGACAACTCGACGGAGTGGATGAGGGTGTGGGCGCCCGGCATGGGCGGCAACTCCTTCACTTCGGAGTCGTGGTTCCAGATAGCCGCGGTTCCGGAGCCGTCATCGCTGTCGGCCCTGCTGATGGGCCTGCCGGTCATCCTTCTGCGGCGCAGAAGGAGATAG